The Natrinema sp. DC36 genome includes the window CGTGGACCGCCCGACCTCGTACTCGTACGTGCTGGAGAGGCCGTCGCAACAGCCGCCGGTCGAGACGATGAGGTAGTGGTAACCGTTGGCCTCGAAGTGAGTCGTCCCCTCGTAGGCGTCGCCGGCCACCTGCGTCTGCGTCGACATGTCGTAGCTCCGCAGGTCCGAACTCAACTCGCCGACGTAGATACCCTGGAAGCTTCCCCAGAACAGGTATGGCGTGCCGTCGTACTCGGCGACGTACGCGTCGATGGTGCCACCGCCCGTCTCGTCGTCGCCGATGATCTGCCCGTGGTCGGTGAACGGTCCGGTCGGCGAACTCGACGTGGCCAGCCCGATACCGAACTCGCCACTCTCCCACGGCCGGGGCGACAGCGAGTAGAACAGCTTCCACTCGCCGTCGTCGTAGTGGATATCGGGCGCCCAGATCGAGCCGTAGGTCCACCCCGGTCGGGAATCGAACGCCTCTCCCTCGTACGTCCAGTTGGCCAGGTCCGTCGACGAGAGGATCGGGATCAGCAACTCCTCGGAGTCGTTGGACCCGTCGTCCCGGTTCATGTTGGTGCCGTAGGCGTAGTAGGTGCCGTCGGGCGCCCGGTGGATCGTCGGATCGGGGAAGTGTGGCTCGTAGAGGGGATTGTGGTAATGCGTTGCACTCTCGTCGGCGGCGACGGAGCCGCTCATGCCCGCAGCGCCAGCCGTCGTGAGCGCACCGATACCGATCGTCTGCAGCACTGTCCGTCGGTCGAAATCGCTTTCGCAACCATCAGGCATGGCGATTGGTAAGTCTCCGATGTCAAACTTATATCTTTTGGTGCATGTTACCAGAAAACAGATCCCGTCTCCGAAGGGAGAAATAGAGGGCCTCGATCAGTGCGGGCTCCTGCATCGATCATCGCGTTCGCAGCCTCCCGTCGCCAGTCACTCGAGCGCGACCGGCTCACCTCGTTCCGCGGAGTCGTGGATTGCCTCGATGATCCGCATGTCCTGCAGGCCGTGTCGACCGTCCGGATAGAGGTCGCCGTCGCCGAGGAGACGGTCCGCGAAGTAGTCGAACTCCTCTTTCATCTCGCGCTCCGCGTCGAAACTTCCGTGTTCGATCGTGACCGACACGTCGCCGCGCGAGAGGTGGAGCGAACACTCTCCGTGGAACGCCGGCCGGAGTTCGATCCGCCCCTCGGTTCCCGTGATCTTGAGATGGGTGTCTTCGTGGGCGTGCTGGCTCGAGGTCGAGATCATCTGCACGTCGTCTTCGAAGACCAGCAGCGACGAGGACCGCTCGTCCGGGACGTCGGCGAACGCCTCGTGGTTCGAGACCATCTCGGCCTGCACGCTGACGGGGTCGCGTCGGAGCAGGAATCGGGTCGTGTTGATCGAATAGATTCCCAGGTCCATCACCGAGGTGCCGTACCCGCTCAGGTCGGCGTCGAGCCGCCACTGGTCGGGGTCGGGGATCATCTCGAGCAGCGACTGGGTGTTGTGACCGTAGACGGACACCGGCTCCCCGAGGAAGCCGTCGGCGATCAACTCGCGGGCCCGTTGCACCGCCGGGTCGGTCTGCATGCGATAGGCGATCATCAACGGCGCGTCCGCGGCGTCGCAGGCCTCCACCATCGCCTCGGCGCGCTCGACGGTCGCCTCCATCGGCTTCTCACAGAGGACCGCCTTGTCCAGTTCGGCCGCGGTCTCGGCGTACTCGAGGTGGTAGGCGTTCGGCGTCCCGACGTAGATGGCGTCGTACTCGTCGGCGGCCGCACCG containing:
- a CDS encoding family 43 glycosylhydrolase is translated as MPDGCESDFDRRTVLQTIGIGALTTAGAAGMSGSVAADESATHYHNPLYEPHFPDPTIHRAPDGTYYAYGTNMNRDDGSNDSEELLIPILSSTDLANWTYEGEAFDSRPGWTYGSIWAPDIHYDDGEWKLFYSLSPRPWESGEFGIGLATSSSPTGPFTDHGQIIGDDETGGGTIDAYVAEYDGTPYLFWGSFQGIYVGELSSDLRSYDMSTQTQVAGDAYEGTTHFEANGYHYLIVSTGGCCDGLSSTYEYEVGRSTSFFGPYYNQNGTDLIDRDVNNKGVPILTGNRRFPGPGHGDVITDDDGSMWTIYHAYDRQDGGFVDGVPRRVLMLDRITWENDWPVVGCTNTPSTTAQVPGSANDCSGPVSGPLAEGTYSITNVNSGKLLEVANAGTANGDDVRQYADTGSPCQQWTLSQNRDGTYDITNVNSGLYLEVAEANYGNGANVQQWERSGHPCQRWNVVDNGDGTYRLVAEHSGRVADVEDFSTADGATVIQYDWLGGDNQKWTFDPV
- the gfo6 gene encoding D-xylose 1-dehydrogenase Gfo6: MRDWIDSYEERTWQTTENGTVRYALIGLGWWTIDVALPAIESSDLGEVTVLVSSSTEKATRLADENDVASGISYDEFHDGAAADEYDAIYVGTPNAYHLEYAETAAELDKAVLCEKPMEATVERAEAMVEACDAADAPLMIAYRMQTDPAVQRARELIADGFLGEPVSVYGHNTQSLLEMIPDPDQWRLDADLSGYGTSVMDLGIYSINTTRFLLRRDPVSVQAEMVSNHEAFADVPDERSSSLLVFEDDVQMISTSSQHAHEDTHLKITGTEGRIELRPAFHGECSLHLSRGDVSVTIEHGSFDAEREMKEEFDYFADRLLGDGDLYPDGRHGLQDMRIIEAIHDSAERGEPVALE